The Panicum hallii strain FIL2 chromosome 9, PHallii_v3.1, whole genome shotgun sequence genome has a window encoding:
- the LOC112875940 gene encoding uncharacterized protein LOC112875940, giving the protein MALRRALGWSEGEVMRPESKPCSRLMRQTAGIFSVGGGLAFWVLCRLHYGPRITVPRSLRWASCGAVSVSATSALLVRLFSPECEPQNIAAYDKPELKPE; this is encoded by the exons ATGGCACTGCGGCGAGCGCTGGGATGGTCGGAAGGGGAGGTGATGCGGCCAGAATCAAAGCCCTGCTCTCGGTTGATGCGGCAGACTGCTGGCATCTTCTCCGTTGGTGGTGGTCTGGCTTTCTGGGTGCTCTGCCGCCTTCACTATG GTCCAAGAATAACAGTTCCAAGGAGTCTCAGGTGGGCGTCATGCGGGGCAGTCTCTGTGAGCGCGACATCAGCCCTGCTTGTGCGGCTCTTCAGCCCAGAGTGTGAACCTCAGAATATAGCAGCATATGACAAACCTGAATTGAAGCCTGAATAG
- the LOC112872730 gene encoding uncharacterized protein LOC112872730 produces MATGKKNTKGEEELRRKGGMKRDNFWDRVMKQYNGRRGSFPKRTLRSVQSRWDKIKQEATKFAGYVAKAIRDDASGTSDVDKTTLAASDFAAIEGYNFQFMHCWDLMKDEPKWQDVKQRSSKTVGSNTIDLDGDEASPAGTGKRPIGRDAAKACKKKCPSGSTSSSEHASNMQNLSLQKMTMWQEENSKKVNRFDHLASIEEKRFDEMREHNKSILQLEEEKIKIMRDKLNMQMQEKERERLEKEKQEDERILKVDLDSCAPELRMYYEALREEILHKVSARRQRSRQA; encoded by the exons ATGGCAACCGGGAAGAAGAACACGAAGGGGGAGGAGGAACTGAGGAGGAAGGGCGGCATG AAGAGAGACAACTTCTGGGATCGTGTTATGAAACAATACAATGGGAGGCGGGGTTCATTCCCAAAAAGGACGTTGAGGTCTGTCCAGTCTCGCTGGGATAAGATCAAACAAGAAGCAACGAAGTTCGCTGGGTACGTGGCAAAGGCTATTCGGGATGACGCTAGTGGGACATCGGACGTTGATAAG ACAACCTTAGCAGCATCCGACTTTGCTGCTATTGAGGGATACAATTTTCAGTTCATGCATTGCTGGGACCTGATGAAGGATGAGCCCAAATGGCAAGACGTAAAGCAGAGAAGTTCAAAAACAGTTGGTTCTAATACTATTGACTTGGATGGGGATGAGGCATCACCAGCAGGCACCGGCAAGAGGCCAATTGGCAGGGATGCAGCAAAAGCTTGCAAGAAGAAGTGTCCATCTGGATCGACATCATCTTCGGAACACGCTTCCAATATGCAGAACCTCTCATTGCAAAAGATGACAATGTGGCAAGAAGAAAATTCAAAGAAAGTAAACCGCTTTGACCATCTTGCAAGTATTGAAGAAAAGAGGTTCGATGAGATGCGTGAACACAACAAGTCCATCCTACAGCTTGAGGAGGAGAAGATAAAGATCATGCGCGACAAACTCAATATGCAGATgcaagagaaggagagggagagacttGAAAAAGAGAAGCAAGAAGATGAGAGGATTCTTAAGGTGGACCTTGATTCTTGCGCACCTGAGCTTCGCATGTATTACGAGGCGCTTCGTGAGGAGATACTGCACAAGGTGTCAGCAAGAAGGCAGAGGAGCCGCCAAGCGTGA
- the LOC112875939 gene encoding metal tolerance protein 7-like, which translates to MGTLGFQVLIESGRQLITQEHANFQRKQELWMVGSMSSVAVVKFFLMLYCRTFKNEIVRAYAQDHFFDVITNSVGLVAALLAVRYKWWMDPVGAILIALYTITTWARTVLENVGTLIGRSAPAEYLTKLTYLIWNHHEEIRHIDTVRAYTFGTHYFVKVDIVLPGDMPLSQAHDIGESLQEKLEQLPEVERAFVHVDFEFTHRPEHKAEV; encoded by the exons ATGGGCACACTTGGCTTCCAAGTGCTGATCGAATCAGGTCGCCAGCTGATCACGCAG GAGCACGCGAATTTCCAGCGCAAGCAGGAGCTCTGGATGGTCGGCAGCATGTCCTCCGTCGCGGTCGTGAAGTTCTTCCTCATGCTCTACTGCCGGACGTTCAAGAACGAGATCGTGAGGGCCTACGCCCAGGACCACTTCTTCGACGTGATCACCAACTCGGTCGGCCTGGTCGCGGCGCTGCTCGCCGTCCGGTACAAATGGTGGATGGATCCAGTTGGTGCCATACTG ATCGCGCTGTACACGATCACGACGTGGGCGCGGACGGTGCTGGAGAACGTGGGCACGCTGATCGGCAGGTCGGCGCCGGCGGAGTACCTGACGAAGCTGACGTACCTGATCTGGAACCACCACGAGGAGATCCGGCACATCGACACGGTGCGTGCCTACACCTTCGGCACCCACTACTTCGTGAAGGTGGACATCGTGCTCCCGGGGGACATGCCGCTCAGCCAGGCGCACGACATCGGCGAGTCGCTGCAGGagaagctggagcagctgcCGGAGGTCGAGCGCGCCTTCGTTCACGTCGACTTCGAGTTCACGCACCGGCCCGAGCACAAGGCCGAGGTCTGA